In Tenebrio molitor chromosome 6, icTenMoli1.1, whole genome shotgun sequence, one genomic interval encodes:
- the LOC138134165 gene encoding proton channel OtopLc-like isoform X2, translated as MSGGSRSSALGGGDPLLPSPASPSAVIVSPETLSHHSSPSKSTKPTAHVQIASPPKVLSPGPLAVAPLGYHQQFPVMRRLSRAEKQIEWRQLGADALATTLSALYGKLLVVMGTAFPMAEVISTYVPPSFYEAYYLYLYIGSMFFLLYMYTVLLRDKRKRKREVEASNKTSKGKEESISDEESDNDTGETSADTVSSQLYNRSRRSSLPTVTKQNHYGSFYLRMGAVAFGIGSMIYSGLEFGQYFELERDTKCHNVLLALTPATRMAFIFIQMYFIFLNNEQMRVYRHKIAARFGLMHMIGTNLSVWLNVLVQETKHEILTFYNPENNSLRISHRIPYKTNILGLPAVPADHPPEAHGHHIVARGLKGPHHLYECRRTNIIGSLVQDASPFLFPCTIEYSLICAAILYVMWKNISKLPLTGSAKAKSDLTAYKRSPHHYSVDCARAHKGLFVGILLLVLTIISLILFFVLISRVEFVGLAVIEVNICELSLYGLTTLASIIGMWQVRQLKYDGSKNLQLDNILLIGAQTGMFIYSTFTIIGGQFTIQRNTVLVLVTALVSLLQTTCQTIFILDASRRSCVTPEQIRRKPGREIVTFLLVTNLAMWAINTLEKSRAESHPIQLHFYGLWAWTIITHVSMPLAIFYRFHSTVCLCEIWKRAYKIKPTYM; from the exons CGGTAGTCGGAGCAGTGCGCTGGGGGGTGGTGACCCTTTGCTACCATCTCCGGCGTCCCCTTCTGCCGTTATAGTATCTCCAGAAACGTTGAGTCATCATTCTTCTCCGTCAAAATCCACCAAACCGACCGCACATGTTCAAATTGCGTCGCCCCCAAA AGTTTTGTCGCCCGGCCCTTTAGCCGTCGCTCCGTTGGGCTACCATCAGCAGTTTCCAGTTATGAGACGACTCTCGCGTGCCGAGAAACAGATAGAATGGAGGCAACTCGGGGC AGACGCTTTGGCGACGACTTTGTCGGCTCTCTACGGGAAATTATTGGTGGTGATGGGAACAGCATTTCCGATGGCGGAAGTGATTTCAACGTACGTTCCTCCATCATTTTACGAAGCGTACTATCTTTATCTCTACATCGGGAGCATGTTCTTCCTCCTGTACATGTACACGGTGCTGCTTCGCGATAAGAGGAAAAGGAAACGTGAAGTGGAAGCGAGCAACA AAACTTCTAAAGGGAAGGAAGAGAGTATTTCGGATGAAGAATCCGATAATGACACGGGGGAAACCAGTGCAGATACAGTCAGTTCGCAACTGTACAATCGGTCAAGAAGAAGTTCTTTGCCGACAGTTACCAAACAGAACCACTACGGAAGCTTTTATCTGCGCATGGGGGCTGTCG CATTCGGAATTGGGAGCATGATCTATTCAGGTTTAGAATTTGGACAATACTTCGAATTAGAAAGAGACACCAAATGCCACAACGTACTCTTAGCTTTGACGCCGGCGACCAGAATGgcgtttatttttatacaaatgTATTTCATCTTCCTGAATAACGAG CAAATGCGAGTCTACCGGCACAAAATCGCCGCTAGGTTCGGTCTGATGCACATGATCGGGACGAATCTTTCCGTCTGGTTGAACGTCTTGGTGCAGGAGACCAAACACGAgattttgactttttacaaTCCGGAGAACAACTCGCTCCGGATTTCCCACAGGATCCCGTACAAGACCAACATTCTGGGCTTGCCCGCGGTCCCAGCGGACCATCCACCTGAAGCGCACGGCCACCACATCGTGGCCAGGGGGCTCAAAGGGCCGCACCACCTCTACGAGTGCAGACGCACCAACATCATCGGCTCGTTGGTCCAGGACGCGTCGCCCTTTCTTTTTCCCTGCACTATTGAGTACAGTCTGATCTGCGCCGCCATTTTGTACGTGATGTGGAAAAATATATCGAAGCTGCCTCTTACTGGCAGCGCTAAAGCCAAATCGGATTTGACCGCGTACAAGAGGAGTCCGCACCATTACTCGGTGGATTGCGCGCGGGCCCACAAAGGTCTCTTCGTCGGGATCTTGCTTTTGGTTCTGACAATCATCTCGCTCATTctatttttcgttttaataTCGCGGGTGGAATTCGTGGGGTTGGCGGTCATCGAGGTGAACATCTGCGAGTTGTCTTTGTACGGGTTGACCACTTTGGCGTCCATAATAGGCATGTGGCAGGTCCGCCAACTCAAGTACGACGGCAGCAAGAACTTGCAGTTGGATAACATTCTTCTGATCGGTGCCCAAACTGGAATGTTTATTTATAGTACGTTCACTATAATCGGTGGCCAGTTCACCATACAGAGAAACACCGTTCTGGTACTGGTCACAGCTTTGGTGTCGCTTTTGCAAACCACTTGTCAGACTATTTTTATACTGGACGCTTCGCGTAGGAGCTGCGTCACTCCGGAGCAGATCCGGAGGAAACCTGGAAGAGAGATTGTTACGTTCCTTTTAGTCACGAATTTGGCGATGTGGGCGATCAACACTCTGGAAAAGTCCAGAGCAGAGTCGCATCCCATCCAGCTGCACTTTTACGGTCTGTGGGCCTGGACCATCATCACCCACGTCTCCATGCCTCTGGCGATTTTTTATAGATTCCATTCAACTGTGTGCTTGTGTGAAATTTGGAAACGTGCTTATAAAATTAAGCCGACTTACATGTAG